The DNA region GTTAAAAGAATATTTTGATCCCAATGTAAATCTTCTTTAGGCAATTCATATAAAAATCTACTCGGTACTGTATATAATTTTTGACCATATTTTATTCTTGTTTGACAGTATGTTAAAAATAGTTGTTTTTTTGCCCGAGTCATTCCTACATAAGCTAATCTACGTTCTTCTTCTATGTTATTTTCAGTAATGCTTTTGATATTTGGTAAAATACCTTCACTCATACCAATAATAAAAACAGAAGAAAATTCTAATCCTTTAGATGAATGTAATGTCATTAATTGTACTTGATTAGCATCTTTAGGTTTTTTTGTATTGTTAATTATATCACGAAGTGTCATTTTTGTAATAATTTCTAGTAAATTCATAGGTTTTTCAAAATTATTTCCTTTTAATAAACTTTTTATCCAATTAGATAACATATAAATATTATTCACACTGTTTTTTATCTTATCAGATTCTTTTAAATTTTTAGACAACCATGATTCATATTGAATATCATTAATAATTACATCTAAAATACAAGAGGGTTTAGAAAAAGATAACAAAGTGATTTCATTAATCCAAGTAATAAATTTTGTTATTTTATTGACTGTTGAAACTCTTAAAATTTTTTTTATTTCTGGATCACTACTAATTTGAAAAAAACTTGTATTTTTTTTAATAGCAAGTTCTTCTATTTTATTAAGTGTAGTGATTCCTATGCGACGACATGGAGTATTTAATACTCTTATAAATGCATAATTATCATTATGATTAATAATTAATCGTAGATAACTTAATAAATCTTTAATTTCAGGACGTGAAAAAAATGATGAATTATTAGAAATGTTATAAGGAATATTTCGTTTTAAAAAAATTTTTTCAAGAATTTGAGATTGATAATTACCTCGATATAATATAGCGTAATCTTTATATTGTATTTTACCTTTAGTACATTGACAAATTATTTTTTGTGCTATTTTTTCTGCTTCACTTTCTTCATTTTTAGCAATTATAATTTTAATTTTATTTCCATATTTTAATTTAGAAAATAATTTTTTTTTAAAATAGTTTGGATTACATGAAATCAGTTTATTTGCAACATTTAGTATTCTTCCATAAGAACGATAATTTTGTTCCATTTTAATAATTTTTAAATTAGGAAAATCTTTTTGTAACAAAAAAATATTTTGAGTTGTAGCACCTCTCCATGAATATATTGATTGGTCATCATCTCCTACTAAAGTAAAATTAGAATTTTTATTAGTTAGCGTTTTTATTAATTCGTATTGACTAGTACTAGTATCTTGATATTCATCGATCAATAAATATGTAATTTTTTTTTGCCAACGATTTTTTATAATTTGATTTTTTTTAAATAATAATGTGGGTATGCAAATCAAATCATCAAAATCTAATGTATTTGATTCACGTAAATAAATAGTATATTTTTTATAAAAATATGCAAAATCTTTTTCTTCATTAGATTTAACTAATAATTGTACATCTTCAGGTGTATAAAATTTATTTTTCCAATAAGAAATCATAAAAATTAAATGTTTTAATAATTTTGTATCATTTTTAATTTTTTTATTAGTAATTTTTTTTAATAATGCAATTTGATCTTTTTCATCGAATAAAGAAAAATTAGAATTTAATTCTAAAAAATCAATTTCTTTTTTAATAATTTTTAATCCAAATGAATGAAACGTTGAAATAATCATTTGTTGTATTTGAAATATACTTAAATATTCTAAAAGACGTAGTTTTATTTCATGAGCAGCTTTATTGGTAAAAGTTAAAGCAATAATATTATTAGGTTGATATTGACAATATTTGATTAAATAAATAATTTTATTAATAATTACTTTTGTTTTTCCTGAACCAGCCCCTGCTAGTATTAAACAGGGACCATTAACAAATTCTACAGCATTTTTTTGAATGTAATTAAGAGGCATAATAAATAATCAAATAGTAATTAAATTAATTGAATAAAGGTTTTTTTAAATTTTTTTAAACAGATTAAATATATATTATTGAGCTACTGAAATGGTTTTCATTTCTTTCATATAGTTTCTTAACTTGTACCCAATAATTTCAATTGGATGATTTCTTATTTTTTCGTTAATTTTATATAATTCAATATTATCTATTGGTGTTTTAGGTAATGATAATCCTAAATCATATTTATCAAGATTCATTATAAAATTTTTTAAAATAGGATAAGCCGAATCAGAAAAAAGATAACTACCATATTCAGCTGTATCTGAAATAACCATATTCATTTCATATAATTTTTTTCTTGCAATTGTATTAGCAATTAATGGTAATTCATGTAAAGACTCATAATAAGCTGATTCACTTTTAATACCTGATTTTAACATCGTTTCAAAAGCTAATTCAATTCCTGATTTTAATATTGCAACCATTAATGTGCCATGATCATAATATTCTTGTTCACATATTTTTTTTAAATAAATAGGAGATTTTTCAAAAGATTTTTCTTTTATATTGCTACGCCAGTTTAATAATTTTATGTCATTATTATCCCAATCTTTTATCATTTCATTAGAAAATTCACCTGAAATAATATCGTCCATATGCTTCTGAAATAATGGTGTTAACATTATTTTTAATTTTTCAGATAATTTAAAAGCTCTTATTTTAGATTGATTTGAAAGTCGGTCCATCATTAATGTAATACCTCCATGTTTTAATGATTCAGTTATCGTTTCCCATCCATATTGTATTAATTTTCCAGAATAGCTAGGATCATTTTGATCTTTAATTAATTTTTCATAACATATTAATGATGCTGTTTGTAACATTCCACATAAAATTGTTTGTTCTCCCATTAAATCAGATTTGACTTCTGCTATAAATGAAGATTCTAAAACTCCAGCACGATGACCGCCTATTGAAAATGCCCATGCTTTAGCAATATCTAAACCATTTTTTTTTGGATCATTATCAGAATGAACAGCAATCAATGTTGGTACTCCAAAACCTCGGTTAAATTCTTCTCTAACTTCTGTGCCTGGACATTTTGGTGCAACCATAATAACTGTTATATCTTTTCTTATTTTTTCAGCACATTCTACAATATTAAAACCATGTGAATATCCTAAACATGAATAAGGTTTCATTAATTTTTGAACTTCTTGAATTACATTTTTATGTTGTTTATCAGGTGTTAAATTAATAACTAAATCAGCGTATGGAATTAAATTTTCGTAACTATTTACTTTAAAGTTATGATTTTTAGCATTACACCAAGATTTATTTTTTTTTAAAATACTTGTCTTTTTAAGTGCAAAAGCAATATCTAATCCAGAATCCCTCATATTTAAACCTTGGTTTAAACCTTGTGATCCGCATCCTATAATAACAATTTTTTTATTTTTTAAAATATTATTTTCATTATTAAATTCTTTTCTTTTCATAAAACGACATTTTTTAATTTCTTTAATTTTTTGACGAAAACATAGTTTATTAAAATAGTTCATGTTAGTATTTCCAACTATAAAATTAATTTATTATTAAATATTTTAAAGATTGAATAATTTGTTTTTATCTCTTATTGCACCAGTATCTGAACTAGTTGCACAAGAAGCATAAAATTTTAATGCTAAAGAAATTTTTCTTTTCCGATTTAACGGTTTAAAAGCTTTTTTGCCTTTTAATTTTTCTTTTATCATTCGATTTTTCAGTTCTTGTTCAGTAACATTTAAATGAATTTTCTTTTGGTGAATATTAATTTGAATATTATCTCCATTTTGAACTAATGCTATAATTCCTTGATTTGCAGCTTCAGGTGAAACATGTCCTATTGATAATCCTGATGTACCTCCAGAAAATCGACCATCAGTAATTAATGCACATTCTTTATCTAAGTTCATAGATTTTAAATATGTTGTAGGATATAACATTTCTTGCATTCCAGGTCCTCCCTTCGGACCTTCGTATCGAATTACTATAACATCGCCAGGGATAATTTTTCCTTCTAATATTGATTTAACTGCTTCTTCTTGACTTTCGTATACCTTTGCTATTCCAGAAAAAATATAATTTTCTTTATTTATACTAGCAGTCTTTATTATACAGCCATTTTTCGCTAAATTTCCATATAAAACAGATAAACCACCTTCTTTACTATAAGCATTGTCACAAGATCGAATACATCCTGTACTTCTGTTTTTATCTAATTTATTCCATCTAAAATTTTGAGAAAACGGTTTTACTGTTCGAACACCTCCAGGTCCTGCATGAAACATTTTTATTATATTGCTTTTTTTAGTACATAAGATATCATAATCGTTTAATGTTTTTTCTAAAGTTAATCCTAATATATTTATAGTTTTATTATTTAATAAATTATAACGATTTAGTTCTCCTAATATACCCATCACACCACCGGCTCGGTGTACATCTTCTACATGATATAATTTTGTACTTGGAGCAACTTTACAAATATGTGGAGTTTTTTTTGAAAGATAATCAATGTTAGACATCTTAAAATTAATATCTCCTTCATTTGCAGCAGCTAATAAATGCAATATAGTGTTTGTAGATCCACCCATTGCAATATCTAACGTCATTGCATTTTTAAAAGATTCTTTATTTGCAATATTTCTAGGTAAAAATTGTTCGTTATTATTTTCATAATATTTTTTTGTGATTTTTACTATTGTTTTAGCTGCTTGTTTAAATAATCTTTTTCGGTCAACATGAGTAGCTAGTAATGTTCCATTTCCTGGCAAGGCTAAACCAATTGCTTCCATTAAGCAATTCATAGAATTAGCAGTAAACATACCTGAACAAGATCCACAGGTAGGACATGACGATAATTCTATATTTTTAATAAATTCATCTGAATTTTTAGTATTTCCTCCATGAATAATTGAATCAACTAAATCAATTTTTTCTATTTTTTGTTTTATTTTTATTTTTCCTGCTTCCATTGGCCCCCCTGAAATAAAAACAGAAGGTATATTTAAACGCATTGCAGCCATAAACATTGCAGGTGTAATTTTATCGCAATTCGAAACACATATCATTGCATCTACACAATGAGCGTTAATTACATACTCTATAGAATCTGCAATTAGTTCACGAGAGGGAAGGGAATATAACATTCCCGAATGTCCCATGGCAATTCCATCATCTATTGCAATAGTATTAAATTCTTTAGGAACACCACCTGATTTAAATATTTCTTTTGAAATTATTTTACCTACTTCTTGTAAATGAATATGACCTGGTACAAATTGAGAAAATGAATTAACTATTGCAATAATTGGTTTTTTAAAATCTTCATCTGTCATGCCTGTAGCACGCCATAAAGATCTAGCTCCAGACATATTTCTTCCTTGAGTGGTTGTAAAAGAACGATATTTAGGCATGTTTTAGATTACCTCATAAAATATTATTTTTTAAGATAATTTTTGAAATATATATATTTTATATATTAAAATATAAGAATAATATTTTATACAATTAATTGATTTTAAAGGAAATTATTTTATAATCTGATGAGTGAAATTTGGCAGGGGTGGAAGGATTCGAACCTACAACTTTCGGTTTTGGAGACCGATGCTCTACCAATTGAACTACACCCCTTAATGATGTTTAAATCTTTAAAAAAAATAATTATATTCTTAATTAATAAAAAAGTCTAGTTTGTATTTTATAAAAATTCTATCTTAAAAGTATATTTATTTTTAGATCTAAATTTTTGTTAAAATGATAGAATATTAATTTTATTATAGAAAGGTAAGTAATTCTATGAAAACTCCAATTTATTTAGATTATGCAGCTACTACTCCAGTAGATTTTCAAGTTGCTAAAAAAATGATGAATTATCTAACAATAGATGGAATATTTGGAAATCCAGCTTCTCGGTCGCATAAATTCGGTTGGGAAGCAGAAGAAATAGTTGATATTGCTCGAAATCAAATATCTGATTTAATTGGAGCGGATTCACGTGAAATCATATTTACTTCTGGTGCAACCGAATCAAATAATTTAGCTATTAAGGGTATTGCTTTATTTCATAAAAAAAAAGGGAATCATATTATTACAAGTAAAACTGAACATAAATCAGTATTAGATGCTTGTAGATATTTAGAAAGTCAAGGTTTTTCTATAACTTATTTAACTCCTAAAAATAATGGAATTATTGATTTAAACGATTTAAAAAAACACATAAAGAAAAATACTATACTTGTTTCTATAATGCATGTAAATAATGAAACTGGAATTATACAAGACATTAATAGTATTTCTGAAATTTGTAAATCTCGTGATATTTTTTTTCATGTAGATGCTACTCAAAGCATAGGTAAGATAGATATTAATATAAAGAATTCATTTGTAGATTTAATGTCTTTTTCAGCGCATAAATTATATGGACCAAAGGGTATTGGAGGGTTATATATTCGTCGTAAACCTCGTGTTCGTTTATTAGCATCTTTACATGGTGGGGGGCATGAAAGAGGTATGAGAGCTGGAACTTTACCGGTACATCAAATTGTTGGAATGGGAGAAGCATTTGAATTAGCACGAAAAAAAATAAAAGATGATTTTATTCATTTAAATAATTTAAGAAATGATTTATGGAATGGAATTAAAAACATTGAAGAAGTATATTTGAATAGTGATTTAAAACAGGGAGCACCTCATATTTTAAATGTTAGTTTTAATTATGTTGAAGGTGAATCATTAATTATGTCACTTAAAGATTTAGCAATTTCTTCGGGTTCAGCATGTACTTCATCTAGTTTAGAACCTTCTTATGTATTAAGAGCATTAGGAATAAAAGATGAATTAGCACATAGTTCTATTCGTTTTTCTATTGGTAGATTTACAACAAAAGAAGAAATTCAACATACAATCAAATTAGTTCATAAATCTATTTTTAAACTTCGGGAACTGTCACCATTATGGGAAATGTTTAAATCAGGAGTTGATTTAAATAGTATAGAATGGGATCATAGTTAAAGCAATAAAATCTAAATAAAAAGGTTGTTAAAATGGCATATAGTAAAAAAGTTATGGATCATTATGAAAATCCTCGTAACGTTGGTTCATTTTCTAATTTAGATATTAATGTTGGTAGTGGATTAGTTGGAGCACCTGCTTGTGGTGATGTAATGAAATTACAAATCAAAGTTAATTCAAAAGGTATTATTGAAGATGCTTGTTTTAAAACATATGGTTGCGGTTCTGCAATCGCTTCTAGTTCACTCGTAACAGAATGGATAAAAGGAAAATCAATTAAAGAAGCAGAATCCATTAAAAATACAAGTATTGTAGAAGAATTAGAATTGCCTCCAGTAAAAATTCATTGTTCTATTTTAGCAGAAGATGCTATTAAAGCTGC from Buchnera aphidicola (Aphis helianthi) includes:
- the rep gene encoding DNA helicase Rep; protein product: MPLNYIQKNAVEFVNGPCLILAGAGSGKTKVIINKIIYLIKYCQYQPNNIIALTFTNKAAHEIKLRLLEYLSIFQIQQMIISTFHSFGLKIIKKEIDFLELNSNFSLFDEKDQIALLKKITNKKIKNDTKLLKHLIFMISYWKNKFYTPEDVQLLVKSNEEKDFAYFYKKYTIYLRESNTLDFDDLICIPTLLFKKNQIIKNRWQKKITYLLIDEYQDTSTSQYELIKTLTNKNSNFTLVGDDDQSIYSWRGATTQNIFLLQKDFPNLKIIKMEQNYRSYGRILNVANKLISCNPNYFKKKLFSKLKYGNKIKIIIAKNEESEAEKIAQKIICQCTKGKIQYKDYAILYRGNYQSQILEKIFLKRNIPYNISNNSSFFSRPEIKDLLSYLRLIINHNDNYAFIRVLNTPCRRIGITTLNKIEELAIKKNTSFFQISSDPEIKKILRVSTVNKITKFITWINEITLLSFSKPSCILDVIINDIQYESWLSKNLKESDKIKNSVNNIYMLSNWIKSLLKGNNFEKPMNLLEIITKMTLRDIINNTKKPKDANQVQLMTLHSSKGLEFSSVFIIGMSEGILPNIKSITENNIEEERRLAYVGMTRAKKQLFLTYCQTRIKYGQKLYTVPSRFLYELPKEDLHWDQNILLTNSANNIQYNIKKINDLKQIIKIKK
- the iscU gene encoding Fe-S cluster assembly scaffold IscU → MAYSKKVMDHYENPRNVGSFSNLDINVGSGLVGAPACGDVMKLQIKVNSKGIIEDACFKTYGCGSAIASSSLVTEWIKGKSIKEAESIKNTSIVEELELPPVKIHCSILAEDAIKAAIADYKNKKNRE
- a CDS encoding IscS subfamily cysteine desulfurase, translated to MKTPIYLDYAATTPVDFQVAKKMMNYLTIDGIFGNPASRSHKFGWEAEEIVDIARNQISDLIGADSREIIFTSGATESNNLAIKGIALFHKKKGNHIITSKTEHKSVLDACRYLESQGFSITYLTPKNNGIIDLNDLKKHIKKNTILVSIMHVNNETGIIQDINSISEICKSRDIFFHVDATQSIGKIDINIKNSFVDLMSFSAHKLYGPKGIGGLYIRRKPRVRLLASLHGGGHERGMRAGTLPVHQIVGMGEAFELARKKIKDDFIHLNNLRNDLWNGIKNIEEVYLNSDLKQGAPHILNVSFNYVEGESLIMSLKDLAISSGSACTSSSLEPSYVLRALGIKDELAHSSIRFSIGRFTTKEEIQHTIKLVHKSIFKLRELSPLWEMFKSGVDLNSIEWDHS
- the ilvC gene encoding ketol-acid reductoisomerase; the protein is MNYFNKLCFRQKIKEIKKCRFMKRKEFNNENNILKNKKIVIIGCGSQGLNQGLNMRDSGLDIAFALKKTSILKKNKSWCNAKNHNFKVNSYENLIPYADLVINLTPDKQHKNVIQEVQKLMKPYSCLGYSHGFNIVECAEKIRKDITVIMVAPKCPGTEVREEFNRGFGVPTLIAVHSDNDPKKNGLDIAKAWAFSIGGHRAGVLESSFIAEVKSDLMGEQTILCGMLQTASLICYEKLIKDQNDPSYSGKLIQYGWETITESLKHGGITLMMDRLSNQSKIRAFKLSEKLKIMLTPLFQKHMDDIISGEFSNEMIKDWDNNDIKLLNWRSNIKEKSFEKSPIYLKKICEQEYYDHGTLMVAILKSGIELAFETMLKSGIKSESAYYESLHELPLIANTIARKKLYEMNMVISDTAEYGSYLFSDSAYPILKNFIMNLDKYDLGLSLPKTPIDNIELYKINEKIRNHPIEIIGYKLRNYMKEMKTISVAQ
- the ilvD gene encoding dihydroxy-acid dehydratase, with protein sequence MPKYRSFTTTQGRNMSGARSLWRATGMTDEDFKKPIIAIVNSFSQFVPGHIHLQEVGKIISKEIFKSGGVPKEFNTIAIDDGIAMGHSGMLYSLPSRELIADSIEYVINAHCVDAMICVSNCDKITPAMFMAAMRLNIPSVFISGGPMEAGKIKIKQKIEKIDLVDSIIHGGNTKNSDEFIKNIELSSCPTCGSCSGMFTANSMNCLMEAIGLALPGNGTLLATHVDRKRLFKQAAKTIVKITKKYYENNNEQFLPRNIANKESFKNAMTLDIAMGGSTNTILHLLAAANEGDINFKMSNIDYLSKKTPHICKVAPSTKLYHVEDVHRAGGVMGILGELNRYNLLNNKTINILGLTLEKTLNDYDILCTKKSNIIKMFHAGPGGVRTVKPFSQNFRWNKLDKNRSTGCIRSCDNAYSKEGGLSVLYGNLAKNGCIIKTASINKENYIFSGIAKVYESQEEAVKSILEGKIIPGDVIVIRYEGPKGGPGMQEMLYPTTYLKSMNLDKECALITDGRFSGGTSGLSIGHVSPEAANQGIIALVQNGDNIQINIHQKKIHLNVTEQELKNRMIKEKLKGKKAFKPLNRKRKISLALKFYASCATSSDTGAIRDKNKLFNL